The nucleotide sequence AGCACAGGTCAACTACTGACAGCAACTGTCTGTCTTCTCCGATTTATGCACCTTCTTATTTACAGCAGCTCAGCCACGCATCCTTTCTCCGATGACGAGCTACAAGAGTTGCTCACCAAAGCGCGGCTGCGCAACGCAAGAGAAAATGTCACAGGCTTATTGCTATATCACGATGGGCAGTTTATGCAGCTGTTGGAAGGAGATGCCGATGTTGTACACCGCCTTTACAGCTACATCGAGCAGGACCCCCGTCATACCAGTGTTCTTAAGCTAGCCGACAAGCACGTGGAGGCCCGGAGCTTTCCTGATTGGGCCATGGCATTTCGTCCTGTGCAAGCTGCGGATTTCGAGCGGCTCGAGGGGTTTCGCTCTCCTAGTAGCCTCGACCCGGCTTTTGAAGGCTTGAGTGGTGCCGACTCACTGCTGCTGAACTTGCTGCGCCAGTACATGCTAGTTGGGGAATAGCCTTCTGGTCTGTACTTGCGGGTACGCGCTAATCACACAGGGTGGGTATTTGCGGCTGACGTGCAAACGCAAACAGTGTGGTGAGCTGCGAGGCTGTAACCCGGTCCGTAGACAACGACAAGGCGCTGATTTCTTCTTCTCGAAACCAGCGCGCCCCAGTGGTTTCGGGAGTATCGGAAAGCAACATACCGCCGGTGATTTCGCAGAGCACAAACGCCTTGTACACGTACCACGGCTGGGGTGGGTGGGGGTGGTTTTTCTTATCGAAGAGGGCAAGCAAACGGCGGGCTTCTACGTGGTAACCGGTTTCTTCATGAGCTTCTTTCACGGCTACTTCGAAGGGGGTATAGCCGACATCGGCCCAGCCACCGGGTAGCGTCCAGTTGTTGGCATCCATCTTTTCCTGCACCAGCAAGAGTTCCTCGGAGCCTCGAAATATAACGGCCCGTACATCTACCTTGGGGGTTTGGTAGCCGGTTTCAGAAGCAAATAGCCTAGTTATTTTGTCTAATGGCTCGTTGTTGGCACTCAATTCCTGTAGCAGCTGCACACTAATGGCACGAATTTCCTCGTAGCGTTCTACATCATAGTTGTTTTGCGTATAGGCCAAGCCAGCTTGTGCTAAGGCTTGTAGGCGCTGGGCATGATAAAGCAACGAGGCAGCAGTCATTGGAAAGCGGGTAATGATGAGGAGGCAAGTTAGATTCTATCTTGTAGCCTTGAAAAATTGAGCGTTACTGTAACGACCTTCGGCACGTATTTTTTGGCACTCTATCCCATGCAGATCTTAGATATCATCTCCATCTCACTCACGGAAACCTTCTTGGTAGGGCATCTGGAAGGCGTTGTGAAACCAGGGGCGTGGGAGCTGCGGCAAAACGGACAGGTAATAGCAACGCTAGACGTAACCGGAGAAGCCCAGATTGAAGCAGGCCGCAAGGGGAAGCTGGCGCCTCCGCGTGTGGTAGTTTGCCGCGGTCCGGTTGATAAAAGCGCCATTGATTTCACCCGCGACGAGGTGACGCTGGAGCGGCAGGCATGAGCGCTGCAAATGGCTAGGCCGTCTAGCTGAACAGCACACCAAACGGGCGTGGTATGGCGTTACGATAGTGGAAAAGTCGTTTTGGGGGCAACCCGCGCGAACTTTTCGCTACTTTTGGCTATCCCGGTCCTTTAGGGCCGCTTCCCGTAACGCCGAGCAATGAAGTTTATACCCCGGATTGCGCTGGCCGCCTCTCTCAGCGCTGCTTCCCCGCTAGTCGCCCAGGCACAGCAAACACAGGTGTTCGCCAACGACGAGCGCCACTTTCAAGAAGGCCTCGAACTCTTTGATCGGGGTAAATACGGTGCCGCTCAGCAAGCTTTCCAACGCTACCTGGAGCTAACTCAACGCCGAGCGGGCGAGCTGGCCGCCAACCGCATTATTGATGCTGACTACTACTACGCCGTGTCGGGGCTGTATCTGCAGCACCCCGACGCCGAGAACCGGATTTTAGCGTTTGCAACTCAAAACCCCGCTCATCCGAAAGCTGCGGTTGCCTTTTTCGAGCTAGGGAAGTTTTATTTCGACAAGAAAGACTACGCCAAAGCCACCGACTATCTGCAACGGGTTGGGGCCGACAACCTCTCGGGCGAGCAACGGGCGGAAGCCGAGTTCAAGCTAGGGTATAGCTATTTTGCCCAGAAAGACTTCGATAAGGCCAAGCTGCAATTTGACCGCAACAAGCAGGGACAGCACGAGTACCGGTATGCTAGTTCGTATTACGCGGGCTACCTAGCGTACCGCGCCGGCGATTTTGCAGGGGCTCGAAAAGACTTGGCCGTGGCCGAGCAGAACGATGCGTACCGCCCGGTGGTGCCGGCCGTGATGAGCCAGATATACTATAAGGAAGGAGACTTCGACGGCTTAATCGATTACGGTAGCAAAGCCCTAGCCCAGACGCCCCCGCCCCAAGGAGCCGATGAAATTCAACTCTTAGTGGGCGATGCATATTATCAAAAGAGTGATTTCAAGACGGCAGCCACGTATTTCAACAAGTATGCCGCGGGCCGTAAGAAGATAGAGCCAGCCGTACAGTACAAGATTGGCTACGCCAATTTCAAGCAAGGCGACTTCAAAGGGGCCATTGGGAGTTTGAAAAACGTAGCTGCGCGCCGCGATTCGCTGGGACAGAACGCCGCCTACCATCTGGGACTGAGCTACCTGCAAACCAACCAAAAACAACTTGCCCTCAATTCTTTCGACGCCGCCCGCAAACTCGGCTTCGACAAGAACATCAGTGAGAATGCGGCGCTTAAGTACGCGCAGATAAACTATGAGCTAGGAAACACCCCAGAGGCAATTGCGGCGCTGAAAGATTTCAACAAGCGCTTTCCCCGCTCGAAAAACCGCGCTGTTGCCGACGATTTGCTGAGTGAGGGTTTCCTAAACTCATCAGACTACGCGCAGGCTCTCAACTACCTCGACAACCTCGATGACCGGAGTACTAAGCTGAACGCCACCTACCAGCGCGTGGCGTACTTGCAAGCGGCTACGCTCTACAACAACGCCCGCTACTCTGATGCGCTGCCACTGCTGGATAAAAGCCTGAAGTACCCGCAGGATGATGCGTTGCGAGCGGCGGCACAGGTGCTTAAAGGTGAAATCTACAGCGTGGGGCAGCAATACCAGCCCGCCATCACGGCGTACACGGCGGCGGCTCGTACGGCCCGGCAAGGTGGCGTGGATGCCGATGAGAAAGACTTCGAACAAAAAGCCCGCTACGGGTTGGGCTATGCCTACTACAATACGCAGCAGTACGACCGGGCCAGGCCCCAGTTTCAGGCTTGGCTGCAAGATCCGGTAGCTAAGCCCGCCGACCCGAACTACTACGATGTAACGCTGCGCCTTGCCGATACCTACTACGTAGCCAAAAACTACCAACAGGCTCTGGACCTGTACAACAAGGTAATTACGGCCAACGCGACCGATAAGGATTACGCCTACTATCAAAAAAGCATAGTGCTGGGGTTGATGGGCCGCCGCGACGAAGCGGCCAGTACCTTGAGCACCTTGCTGCGTACCACACCCAACTCGCGCTACGCCGCCGACGCAGTATATCAGCAAGCCCAACTCGACTACGAGGCCGGTAGCTACCAGCAGGCTGTTGATGGCTTCACCAAGCTGATCAACAATCGTCCGAATTCCACTCTGATTCCGCAGGCACTACAAAAGCGGGGCGTAGCCTACGCCAACCTGCAGCAGCATGAGAAAGCAGTGGCCGACTTCAAGCAAGTGCTCACCGCTTATCCTCGTACCAAGTCAGCTAGCAGCGCCATCTATAGCCTGCAGGAAAGCTTGTCGGCACTAGGCCGTACCGAGGAATTCGATCAGTATCTGGCGCAGTTCAAGCAGCAAAACCCGGATAGTAAAGCATCCGAAAGCGTGGAATTTGAAGCTGCGAAAGCGCTGTATCTCGCTGAGAAATACGCGCAAGCTATTCCTCGCTTGGAGTCCTACTTGAAGCAGTACCCCGGCACAACGCTGGCAGCTGACGGCCGTTATTTTCTGGCGGACGCCCAGCTGAGAACCGACAAAAAAGTTGAGGCGTTAGCTGGTCTGAAAGCCGTGGTGGAGGAAGGGAAATCGGAGTACCTGAACCGGGCGGTAGGCCGGGTAGCAGAGCTGGAGTTTGAAAACAAGAACTACCCCGAGGCCATCAAATACTACACGCGGTTGCGTGAGGTTGCCCAAAACAAGCGCGAAGCCGCCAACGCTGGACTTGGGCTGATGAAAAGCTACTATGAAAGTGCCGATTACGAAGGCACCCGCCGGGTAGCTACCGAGCTAGGTACCCAAGCCGCCTCGCCAGCCGCTACCAATGCGGCCTTGCTCTACCTGGGCAAAGCCAGCATGAAGGCCGGCAACCTCGACCAAGCCCTACCCGAGTTGAATACGGCCGCCACCACGGCCGCGGCCGATGAGAACGGGGCCGAAGCGTCGTACTTGGTGGCTGACATTCTGTTTCAGCAGAAGAAGTACCCCGAAGCCTTGGATGCCGCCTACAAGACCAACTCCTCCAATTATGAGTTGTGGCAGGGCCGAGGCTTCTTACTGATTGCCGACATCTACGCTGCCCAGGGGGAAACGTTCCAGGCGCGCGCCACGCTCAACTCCATCATCGACAACAAATTTCCGGTGGCCGAAATCATCACCGGAGCCAAGCAACGCCTAGCCGCGTTGCCCGCCGATGCGCCGGCTGGTGGTGCTACCACCACACCACCCAAGCCCACGACCACCAAGCCGGGAACCACCAAAACCACTCCGGCGCCGAAAGGCAAAACCGCTGGGCGCAGTTCCTTGCTGCCCTCAACGGCACAGCCTACGGACACTACCACCAACCGGACCGATGGACCGATTGGGCAGGAGGAATAGATGGAGTGCTGTTAGCTGTTGCCGAAAATAAAAATCTGAATTCTAGTTACTTGCTGCAGACTATTTAAACCATAGCCTGCAAAGAATCTAACCCTCGAACTATGACGTTTCATCCGTCGAAATTGCTGGCGTTGGCCGGTCTACTAGCTGCAGCACCTGCGGCAGTTCAGGCACAAACCACGCGCCCTAACACCCGCGGTAAGATTGAGGAGGCCGAAATTGAGATTGTAAAGGAGCGAGTGAATCAACTGCCAGAGGCCGCTCGCAACTTCGAGAAAATCAAGATTGACCCGCCGGCCAAAACGGCATCCAAAGTCGGCTATACCTACCCGGATTTTCGCTTGCCGGCCGATCTGCTTAACCCCTCGGTGCGGGTGCTTACTATTCGGCAGGAAGAACCAGCTCCGCAGACCGGTAACTACCTGAAAGCAGGGGTCGGCAACTACGGCACTTTTTTAGGCCGGGCACACCTGCACAACACGCGCAGCAACTCCGCCTCTTATGGCCTCGATCTGAACCATCTTGCTTCGGCCCGTGGCCCCATCGACAAGAAAAACTCCGGTCAGAGCCGCACTAGCTTGGACCTGCATGGCGAAACCTACAGTGGCGCTACGGCGCTCGGAGCCAAAGTGGAACTAGGCCGGGAACGGTACAACTTCTACGGGTACAACCGCGACGTAGCTATGCTGCCCGAAGCCGATAATCTCAAACAAACTTTCACCCGAGCTGGCGTAAAAGTATATGCTCGTAATCAGGCTCCGGAAACCACTTTTCAGTATGATTTGGGAGTAGGTTTTCGCCACTGGAACGACCGTTTCGAGGCCAAGGAAAACAATCTATATGCTACGCTGCGCTCGGCGTATGTGCTTGGGGAGAAGGGCCGGGTGAGTATCAATGGCGACTTGTCGTTCATTTCATTCGAGGACTCGTTGAAATACAACCGGCCTTATTTCCAAATCACACCGGCCTATGAAGCGACGCTGAACAGGCTGGCGGTGACTGTGGGTGCCACTATTGGCTATACCGGCGACACCATCCGGCAGGCTCAGCAGTTCAACGTGTACCCGGCGGTGCGGGTGGGCTATACCGTAACAGAAGACAAGTTTGTGGTCTATGGAGGCCTTGGCGGTGGCGTGGAACGAGTTACGATGTACGACCTTACCACCGAGAATCCGTGGTTGGCACCCAACCAACGCGTTGCGGATACGCGTCGTGGGCCAACGGTATACTTTGGCTTCAACGCGGCACCAGCCCGCGCGCTGGAGGTGAATGCCCGCCTGACCCTAAGCAACGACCGGAACCTGTACTTCTATAACAACTCGCGCCGTGACTCCACCAAGTTCGACTTGGTGTATGACAAGAAGGCGACGCAATTAGTGAACATTCACGGTGAAATCATCTACAACGCGGCGGAAAAAACACGCATTGGGTTGAAAGCTGACTACAACGGCTACAATGTGAAAACTCTGGCCGAAGCGTTTCACCGGCCGGCATTTCAGTCGGTGTTGTTTGCCACGCACAACGTGTATGACAAGCTTTTGCTGGGCGCTGAACTCTACACCTACAGCTCTAGTTTTGGCTCTTCATTCCGGCGGCCGGTGGGTGGTCCGTTCCAGCCGCAGCGCGAAGTTGTCCGTCCCACTGACTCTGTGGTGGACCTGAACCTGCGCGGTGATTACCGCATTAAGGAAAATCTGTCCATCTTTGCCATGGGCAATAACCTCCTTGGTCGCAAGTACGAACGGTTTCTGAACTATCCGGTGAAAGGCATTAACGTGCTAGCCGGCGTGACCTACGACTTCTGAGAAGAACACCCGCTATTGGGATATCAGTGCTTTGATGATGCAGCTGTAATCATCAAGTACTGAGCACCAAGCACTACCCACTTAATCCGACTACGCCTTGCCGCTATCCACCCATATTCGCACCCTGCTTCGGGACCATGACTGCGTTATCATCCCTGATTTTGGCGGCCTGATTGCCGACTATGCGCCCGCTCGGGTTCACCCGGTGCGGCATACGCTGGCCCCTCCAGCCAAGCGCATTGCCTTCAATCAGTCGCTGACTCGCAACGATGGATTGTTGGTGGATGCGTTGAGTGTGCAACTGAATCTGAGCCCGGCCCAAGCCCGCCAGATGGTACGCGAAGCCGTAGCCCGGATGCAACAAGAGTTGGAAGCGAACCAACGGACCGAGCTTCCCGGTATTGGCATCTTCCGCCGGGCTGCTGGCCGCGGGCTGGAGTTTGAATACAGTGGGAGTGATAACCTGCTCAACGCCAGCTTTGGGTTGCCTGAGTTGGTAGCCCGCCCTGTGCGTGCCACCGATGCCTTGCTTTCGCGGGAACGGCAGCCTGCCGTGCCGCAGCTTGCTTCAGGACGTGCCACACGCGGCATAAAATTCCTGCGTGGAGCAGTGGCTGCGGTTTTAGTTGGGTTGGTGTTCTCAGCTAATTACATGTTTGCCGATCAGCAGGGCTATTTGCCTGATGCATTGCGAATAAAAGAGTCTTCGGTAGAGAAGCAAGCCCCCCACGTTCGGGTGGAGCCAGTAGCGCAAACTGCTCCAGCCGTCAGCCAGCAGGAAGCGGCTTTAGCTACTACCAACAACTTTAAGGCCACCCGCCCCGTGGAAACGCCGCCAGCTCCCAAGCCCGCGGTAGTTGCCAAAGCCACTCCAACGGCAGCAGCTAAGCCGGCTGCGGCATTGCCCGCACACGATGGCCAAGGCCAGAAAAGCAAGCCCGCCAAAGCTGTTGCCAAGCCTGCTACGAAAGCGCCCGGTTGGGAAAAAGCTGCCGCCACCAATGCAACCGCCGCTACCTCCGCCACGACAGTTAAAAGCCGCACCGGCCGTTACTACGTCATTGCGGGTTCGTATACCACGATGGTTAATGCCGAAAAAGGCCGCCAGGCGCTCGTGCGCTTAGGGCATCCGGCGCGCGTTATCACCCCGCCTGCTGGTAGCCGCCAGTACAAGCTTTCCGTGGCCGACTTCTCCGACCGCACTTCCGCTGACCGCCAAGCCACTATTCTGCGCAAGCGGATGGGCAATACTCTCTGGGTTCTCAACTACTAGCATGACGCTTTTGCTTTCCCTGCTGCTTCAAATGCAAGTTGGCAGTGCTCCCGCTGCTGCCGCTGATTCTTCTGCTACTGCCGCCAATGCCGCCGCCAACGCCGCGGCTGCCGACCTTTCCCTGATTGATTTGATAGTGAAAGGCGGCGGCATCATGATTCCGCTGTTTTTGCTGTCGTTCATCTCGCTCTACATCATCTTCGAGCGCTACATCACCATTCGCAAAGCCGCGGCAGTACCTGAGTCGTTCATGCCCGGCATTCGCAACCTGATGGTGAAAGGCGACTTGCAAGGTGCAAAAATGCTGTGCGCTCAAACGGCTACGCCGCTGGCCCGCATGATCGAGAAAGGCATCCGCCGTATCGGTTTGCCGCTCAAAGACATTGAAACCAGCGTAGAGAACGTTGGGAAAGTGGAAATTGCCCGCCTCGAAAAAAACATCAGCATCCTGGGCATCATTGCTGGTATTGCGCCGATGCTGGGCTTCGTGGGTACTATCATCGGGGTAATCAAGATTTTCTACGCCATCAGTGCCACCGGTGACTTTGGCATTGCCCAGATTTCGGGTGGTTTGTACACCAAAATGGTAACCTCCGCCACGGGCCTCATTGTGGGCATCATTGCGCACATCGGCTACCACTGGCTCAGCATCATGGTCGAGCGCCTTGTATTCCGGATGGAAAACTCGGCCATCGAGTTCATGGACATTCTTCAGGACAACTAATCAGTTGCTAGTTGCCAGTTATCTGTTGCTAGGTTATTCCCCAACCTCTTGCTGACTGATTTTACTGGCACTTGCTCACTGATAACTGGTAACTCACATGAATTTAAGCCGGCGCCGAAAACTCTCCTCGCACGTCGAGACCAGCTCGATGAACGACATCATGTTCTTTCTGATGCTGTTCTTCCTGATTGTGTCGACGATGGTGAACCCCAACGTTATCAAGCTGCTGCTACCCAATGCCAAGAGCAGCAAGCAAGTTATGAAGCAGCCTATTACCGTGTCAGTGGACGCAGCTGGGGCGGTTTTCGTTAATAAGAAGCCGACCACGGCGCAGGGCTTGGAGGCCGAGCTAACCAGCCTGATTCAAAACCAGCAGCTCGATTTGCCGACCGTTGTGTTGCGCGTAGATGCTTCGCAGAATGTGCAGAAGCTGGTAGATATTCTTGAAATTGGTAACCGTCTGAAGATAAAGATGGTGATGGCCACGCAGGCCCAGCAGGCCGCCGGAAAGTAAGTTTGGCTGGTTTTCGTTTGTAAATACTGGTTTCTCGTTTGCTAAGTAGAAAGGGAAGCCGAGGTGCTTCCGCCAAGCGAAGAGCAGGTTGAAAACGAAAAGCAAGCAACGAAAAACGCCCATGGAATATCGCGAAGAACACCAGAAAGAAGCCATTATCGGGACGGTGCTTATTCATGCGCTGTTGGCAGCGGTATTTTTCTTCACCGTCTTCAAAGGTCCTGATCCGCCGCTCGATGCCATGGGTGGTGACGGAGTGGAGCTGAATTACGGCATGGACGAGGCTGGTTCCGGCGACGTGCAGAGTATGGCCGTTGCCAACAATTCTCGCAATCGGGAAGACAGCCGGCCACCGGCTTCCAACCCAGCGCCGCAGCCTACACCCCAACAGCAAACTGCCCCGCCCGTGCCTCAGCAGGCCACGCAGGAACGCATCATCACCAGCGACGCCGAGGAAAGCCCCGTAACGGCTCCTCCCGTAGAAAAGCCCGCCCCGGTGAAAGAAGAGGTGCGTGAGGTTCCGAAGCCTGTGGAGCGCCCCCGCACTCTTTACACCCCCAAAGGCAGCGCCAATGGTGGTGGCAACGGAGTGAACGGCACCAGCAATGCACCTACTGGCAACAACAACGGCGACCGGCCCGGCTCTGTGGGCGACCAAGGCGACCCAAATGGCAGCCTCGATGCAAAGGCCCTGTACGGACAGCCAGGTAGTGGAGGCAGCGGCAGCAGTCCCGGCTCCGGCGGCCTCGAGATGAGCGGCTGGACGTTGGCCACCCGGGAGCGTCCGCCCATGGTAAGCAACGAAAGCGGCTATGTGCGCTTCAAGATTCAGATCGACGAAAACGGCGACATTGTCTCCGTAGATAAAGTAGGCGGCAATGTGCCCCCCAGCCAGGTGCAGGTCTGCCGGGATTTCCTATTGAAATCCGCTTCTTTTCGTCGGACGCAGGCCGGCAACAGTGGCGCAACCGGTTTTATCACTTATCGCTTCAAAGTAGATTAGCCTGCGAGATGCGGGACTAGCGTAAAGGCCGCCGGTCGGATTCTTCCGGTCGGCGGTTTTGTTTAAAGCGCATGGCCGAATAGTACCTCACTTCACACACCGTCGCACTCAATACCTGTAACCTACCATGACCTACGCTGAAACCCTTGAGTATCTCTACAGCCAACTGCCCGTTTTCCAGCGAGTAGGGGCGGCAGGCTACAAACCAGGGTTGGGAAACACCGAAAAGCTTGCCGCGGCTATGGGCAACCCGGAGCGGCGGCTACGGTGCGTGCACGTAGCCGGAACGAATGGCAAAGGCAGCAGCTCCAACTTGCTGGCGGCGGTGCTGCAAGCGGCCGGCTATAAGGTGGGGCTGTACACCTCGCCGCATCTGCGGGAGTTTACGGAGCGAATCAAAGTGAACGACCAAGATCTTACGCCCGAGTACCTGGTGGCGTGGGTGGCCCAATGGAAGCCTCTGTTTGAGTTGGTGCAGCCCTCATTTTTCGAGATGTGCGTGGCGCTGGCGTTTTCCTATTTCGCCGAACAGCAGATAGACGTAGCGGTGATTGAGGTAGGGCTAGGGGGGCGGCTTGATTCCACCAACATCATTACCCCGCTCGTTTCCCTGATTACAAACATCAGCTTCGACCACCAAAACCTGCTGGGTGAGACGCTGCCCCTGATTGCCGCCGAAAAAGCGGGCATCATCAAGCCGGGCATCCCTGCTATTATCAGCCAAACGCAGCCAGAAGTACAAACTGTGTTCGAGCAGAAAGCCGCTGCCGAGCACGCACCTCTGCTTTTCGCCGACCAGCACTATCGCACTATTCTGGAAGTCCAGCCCGCCCCTGATCAGGAAGTTCAGGTGCTATCCGTAACGTACGACGGAAACCCACTGCTTACGCATCTAGAGCTAGGGTTGGTGGGGGAATATCAGCAATTGAATCTGCCGGGCGTGTTGGCGGTGCTGGACGAACTGCGCCGCCAGGGATTTGAGGTGCCGGAGGCTGCCGTGCGTGAAGGTCTGCGGAACGTCCGCCAACTCACGGGTTTCCGGGGACGCTGGACTATTCTGGGCCGCCAGCCGCTCGTGGTCTGCGACACTGGGCACAATGAAGCAGGCCTGCAGCTGGTGATGAGCCAACTGGCCCGGCTGCCCCGCCGGCAACTACATTTTGTGTTAGGCGTGGTCAACGACAAAGACGTGTCGAAGATGCTGGCGTTGCTGCCAACAGAAGCAACGTACTATTTCTGTCAGGCTACTATCCCGCGCGCGTTGCCGGCTGCCACCCTCGCTGAGGCGGCGGCGGCAGTGGGCTTGCAGGGCCGGGCCTGCGGGCCGGTGTCAGTGGCCGTAGCCGCGGCTCAGGCTGCGGCCGGGCCCGATGATGTGGTCTTCATTGGGGGCAGTACCTTTGTGGTAGCGGAGCTTACATTCTGAATCAAGAACACTGAATTCAGGATGTGCAGTCGTTGAGTAACTTTATAAGTTGGCATTCATAATCCAGCATTTCAATTGAGCAGAATCAAGCTAAAGCGTTTCGCTGAAAACGCGGAGCGGGCCGATATTATAGAGCCCGGCAAACCTACCTACGAACAGCTGCGCGGCCGTTGGCACGAAGAGTTCTTCAAGAACCCGCACGGCATTACGCTGGAAGTAGGATGCGGAAAAGGAGAATACACCGTGGGCTTGGCCACCCGCTACCCCGAGCGTAATTTCCTGGGCCTTGATATTAAAGGTGAC is from Hymenobacter tibetensis and encodes:
- a CDS encoding ExbD/TolR family protein, with the protein product MNLSRRRKLSSHVETSSMNDIMFFLMLFFLIVSTMVNPNVIKLLLPNAKSSKQVMKQPITVSVDAAGAVFVNKKPTTAQGLEAELTSLIQNQQLDLPTVVLRVDASQNVQKLVDILEIGNRLKIKMVMATQAQQAAGK
- a CDS encoding bifunctional folylpolyglutamate synthase/dihydrofolate synthase; this translates as MTYAETLEYLYSQLPVFQRVGAAGYKPGLGNTEKLAAAMGNPERRLRCVHVAGTNGKGSSSNLLAAVLQAAGYKVGLYTSPHLREFTERIKVNDQDLTPEYLVAWVAQWKPLFELVQPSFFEMCVALAFSYFAEQQIDVAVIEVGLGGRLDSTNIITPLVSLITNISFDHQNLLGETLPLIAAEKAGIIKPGIPAIISQTQPEVQTVFEQKAAAEHAPLLFADQHYRTILEVQPAPDQEVQVLSVTYDGNPLLTHLELGLVGEYQQLNLPGVLAVLDELRRQGFEVPEAAVREGLRNVRQLTGFRGRWTILGRQPLVVCDTGHNEAGLQLVMSQLARLPRRQLHFVLGVVNDKDVSKMLALLPTEATYYFCQATIPRALPAATLAEAAAAVGLQGRACGPVSVAVAAAQAAAGPDDVVFIGGSTFVVAELTF
- a CDS encoding BLUF domain-containing protein, which translates into the protein MHLLIYSSSATHPFSDDELQELLTKARLRNARENVTGLLLYHDGQFMQLLEGDADVVHRLYSYIEQDPRHTSVLKLADKHVEARSFPDWAMAFRPVQAADFERLEGFRSPSSLDPAFEGLSGADSLLLNLLRQYMLVGE
- a CDS encoding tetratricopeptide repeat protein translates to MKFIPRIALAASLSAASPLVAQAQQTQVFANDERHFQEGLELFDRGKYGAAQQAFQRYLELTQRRAGELAANRIIDADYYYAVSGLYLQHPDAENRILAFATQNPAHPKAAVAFFELGKFYFDKKDYAKATDYLQRVGADNLSGEQRAEAEFKLGYSYFAQKDFDKAKLQFDRNKQGQHEYRYASSYYAGYLAYRAGDFAGARKDLAVAEQNDAYRPVVPAVMSQIYYKEGDFDGLIDYGSKALAQTPPPQGADEIQLLVGDAYYQKSDFKTAATYFNKYAAGRKKIEPAVQYKIGYANFKQGDFKGAIGSLKNVAARRDSLGQNAAYHLGLSYLQTNQKQLALNSFDAARKLGFDKNISENAALKYAQINYELGNTPEAIAALKDFNKRFPRSKNRAVADDLLSEGFLNSSDYAQALNYLDNLDDRSTKLNATYQRVAYLQAATLYNNARYSDALPLLDKSLKYPQDDALRAAAQVLKGEIYSVGQQYQPAITAYTAAARTARQGGVDADEKDFEQKARYGLGYAYYNTQQYDRARPQFQAWLQDPVAKPADPNYYDVTLRLADTYYVAKNYQQALDLYNKVITANATDKDYAYYQKSIVLGLMGRRDEAASTLSTLLRTTPNSRYAADAVYQQAQLDYEAGSYQQAVDGFTKLINNRPNSTLIPQALQKRGVAYANLQQHEKAVADFKQVLTAYPRTKSASSAIYSLQESLSALGRTEEFDQYLAQFKQQNPDSKASESVEFEAAKALYLAEKYAQAIPRLESYLKQYPGTTLAADGRYFLADAQLRTDKKVEALAGLKAVVEEGKSEYLNRAVGRVAELEFENKNYPEAIKYYTRLREVAQNKREAANAGLGLMKSYYESADYEGTRRVATELGTQAASPAATNAALLYLGKASMKAGNLDQALPELNTAATTAAADENGAEASYLVADILFQQKKYPEALDAAYKTNSSNYELWQGRGFLLIADIYAAQGETFQARATLNSIIDNKFPVAEIITGAKQRLAALPADAPAGGATTTPPKPTTTKPGTTKTTPAPKGKTAGRSSLLPSTAQPTDTTTNRTDGPIGQEE
- a CDS encoding HU domain-containing protein, translated to MPLSTHIRTLLRDHDCVIIPDFGGLIADYAPARVHPVRHTLAPPAKRIAFNQSLTRNDGLLVDALSVQLNLSPAQARQMVREAVARMQQELEANQRTELPGIGIFRRAAGRGLEFEYSGSDNLLNASFGLPELVARPVRATDALLSRERQPAVPQLASGRATRGIKFLRGAVAAVLVGLVFSANYMFADQQGYLPDALRIKESSVEKQAPHVRVEPVAQTAPAVSQQEAALATTNNFKATRPVETPPAPKPAVVAKATPTAAAKPAAALPAHDGQGQKSKPAKAVAKPATKAPGWEKAAATNATAATSATTVKSRTGRYYVIAGSYTTMVNAEKGRQALVRLGHPARVITPPAGSRQYKLSVADFSDRTSADRQATILRKRMGNTLWVLNY
- a CDS encoding TonB-dependent receptor; this translates as MTFHPSKLLALAGLLAAAPAAVQAQTTRPNTRGKIEEAEIEIVKERVNQLPEAARNFEKIKIDPPAKTASKVGYTYPDFRLPADLLNPSVRVLTIRQEEPAPQTGNYLKAGVGNYGTFLGRAHLHNTRSNSASYGLDLNHLASARGPIDKKNSGQSRTSLDLHGETYSGATALGAKVELGRERYNFYGYNRDVAMLPEADNLKQTFTRAGVKVYARNQAPETTFQYDLGVGFRHWNDRFEAKENNLYATLRSAYVLGEKGRVSINGDLSFISFEDSLKYNRPYFQITPAYEATLNRLAVTVGATIGYTGDTIRQAQQFNVYPAVRVGYTVTEDKFVVYGGLGGGVERVTMYDLTTENPWLAPNQRVADTRRGPTVYFGFNAAPARALEVNARLTLSNDRNLYFYNNSRRDSTKFDLVYDKKATQLVNIHGEIIYNAAEKTRIGLKADYNGYNVKTLAEAFHRPAFQSVLFATHNVYDKLLLGAELYTYSSSFGSSFRRPVGGPFQPQREVVRPTDSVVDLNLRGDYRIKENLSIFAMGNNLLGRKYERFLNYPVKGINVLAGVTYDF
- a CDS encoding MotA/TolQ/ExbB proton channel family protein codes for the protein MTLLLSLLLQMQVGSAPAAAADSSATAANAAANAAAADLSLIDLIVKGGGIMIPLFLLSFISLYIIFERYITIRKAAAVPESFMPGIRNLMVKGDLQGAKMLCAQTATPLARMIEKGIRRIGLPLKDIETSVENVGKVEIARLEKNISILGIIAGIAPMLGFVGTIIGVIKIFYAISATGDFGIAQISGGLYTKMVTSATGLIVGIIAHIGYHWLSIMVERLVFRMENSAIEFMDILQDN
- a CDS encoding NUDIX hydrolase; this translates as MTAASLLYHAQRLQALAQAGLAYTQNNYDVERYEEIRAISVQLLQELSANNEPLDKITRLFASETGYQTPKVDVRAVIFRGSEELLLVQEKMDANNWTLPGGWADVGYTPFEVAVKEAHEETGYHVEARRLLALFDKKNHPHPPQPWYVYKAFVLCEITGGMLLSDTPETTGARWFREEEISALSLSTDRVTASQLTTLFAFARQPQIPTLCD